One Euphorbia lathyris chromosome 1, ddEupLath1.1, whole genome shotgun sequence DNA segment encodes these proteins:
- the LOC136211055 gene encoding protein SEH1 — MEMEKSVVTLDKGTVCSSWNYCGQRLATGSDDGNLSIFDPREPASSSFSCTSKFRVHESGVVKIVWVPPEHGDAVACICADGSLSLWEEVVEDSQPLQWKLCKSFQSKALKVLDVQFGVSRTSLKMVMAYSDGHVKVYELLDPLELKNWQLQAEFQNVIDSVSTLGKANCFSASISWNPAQRENNQDSSFVLGFNSDTPQLNSSKVWEFDQAHQRWLPVAELALPADRSDQVFAVSWAPNIGRPYEIIAVATHKGIAIWHLGLNPDMDGRLPVEKVATLSGFQGEVWEMEWDMSGMTLASTGSDGMVRLCQSNLNGVWHEQAVFDSNS, encoded by the exons ATGGAAATGGAGAAATCAGTGGTAACGCTGGATAAAGGCACGGTATGCTCATCCTGGAATTACTGTGGTCAGAGGTTGGCCACCGGCTCCGACGACGGGAATCTCTCCATCTTCGACCCGCGAGAGCCAGCTTCTTCATCCTTCAGTTGTACCTCAAAGTTTAGG GTTCATGAGTCAGGGGTGGTGAAGATTGTTTGGGTTCCTCCTGAACATGGCGATGCTGTAGCGTGCATTTGCGCTGATGGAAGTTTGTCTTTGTGGGAGGAGGTCGTAGAAG ATTCACAACCTCTTCAATGGAAGCTCTGCAAAAGCTTCCAGAGCAAGGCCCTTAAAGTGTTGGATGTCCAATTTGGAGTCTCACGGACAAGTTTGAAAATG GTTATGGCTTACTCAGATGGTCATGTGAAAGTCTATGAGCTCTTAGATCCCTTGGAGCTGAAGAATTGGCAGCTTCAG GCTGAATTCCAAAATGTTATTGATTCAGTATCTACACTTGGGAAGGCAAATTGTTTTTCTGCATCTATTTCTTGGAATCCCGCACAAAGGGAAAATAACCAGGATTCAAGCTTTGTTCTTGGTTTCAATTCAGATACACCACAACTCAACTCCTCCAAG GTATGGGAGTTTGATCAAGCCCATCAACGATGGCTTCCAGTTGCAGAGCTGGCTTTGCCTGCAGACAGAAGCGATCAGGTCTTCGCAGTTTCATGGGCACCCAACATTGGTCG tccATATGAGATTATAGCTGTTGCTACACACAAGGGCATTGCAATATGGCATCTAGGCCTGAACCCTGACATGGATGGAAGACTTCCAGTGGAAAAGGTCGCAACGCTCTCTGGATTTCAAGGCGAG GTTTGGGAGATGGAATGGGACATGAGTGGGATGACCTTAGCCAGCACAGGATCTGATGGGATGGTAAGGCTCTGCCAATCTAATTTGAATGGTGTTTGGCATGAGCAAGCTGTATTTGATTCCAATTCTTAG